One genomic segment of Roseovarius carneus includes these proteins:
- a CDS encoding aldehyde dehydrogenase, with the protein MDQTKIDALRAQPAAPFVHLIDGKHVAASDGGTMDIISPIDGQVLTTTARGTAVDMEAAIASARAAFEDGRWAGQPPAARKKVLMKWADLIEANALELAVLGVRDNGTEISMAIKAEPGSAAATIRYYAEALDKLYGEIAPTSGDVLGLIHKEPVGVVGAIIPWNFPMMIGAWKLGPALAMGNSVVLKPSEAASLSLMRMADLALEAGLPLGVLNAVTGEGKVVGEALGLSMDVDVLVFTGSGGTGRRLMEYAARSNMKRVYLELGGKSPNIIFADAPDLDEAAKVAAAGIFRNSGQVCVAGSRLLVEASVHDDFVAAVTNAAEAMRVGDPLRMDTHIGAINSDAQLQANLGFVETAKAEGGQIVTGGGRILQDTGGYYMAPTIITGVTPDATLAQKEVFGPVLSVTSFTTDEEAVKIANATVYGLAGGVWTSNLSRAHRMVRNVRTGVMHVNTYGGADGTVPLGGVGQSGNGADKSLHAIDKYINLKTAWIKL; encoded by the coding sequence ATGGACCAGACCAAGATCGACGCGCTTCGTGCGCAGCCCGCTGCACCGTTTGTGCACCTGATTGACGGCAAGCATGTTGCGGCCAGTGATGGTGGCACGATGGACATAATTTCGCCCATCGACGGACAGGTGTTGACGACCACTGCGCGGGGCACGGCCGTTGATATGGAGGCCGCGATTGCCTCGGCGCGCGCCGCGTTTGAGGACGGGCGTTGGGCCGGACAGCCGCCTGCCGCGCGCAAGAAAGTTCTGATGAAATGGGCCGATCTGATTGAGGCTAACGCGCTAGAACTTGCCGTGTTGGGTGTGCGCGACAATGGCACTGAAATCAGTATGGCAATCAAGGCTGAACCGGGATCAGCAGCGGCGACCATCCGCTACTACGCCGAAGCTTTGGATAAGCTGTATGGCGAGATTGCACCGACGTCTGGCGATGTGTTGGGCCTGATCCATAAGGAGCCGGTTGGCGTTGTTGGCGCGATCATCCCGTGGAACTTCCCAATGATGATTGGCGCATGGAAACTGGGGCCGGCGTTGGCCATGGGCAATTCGGTTGTGTTGAAGCCGTCTGAAGCTGCGTCGCTGTCGTTGATGCGCATGGCTGACCTGGCGCTTGAGGCGGGATTGCCGCTGGGCGTTTTGAACGCGGTGACAGGCGAGGGCAAAGTCGTGGGCGAGGCCTTGGGCCTGTCGATGGACGTCGATGTTTTGGTCTTTACCGGATCAGGCGGCACGGGTCGGCGGTTGATGGAGTATGCAGCGCGCTCCAACATGAAGCGTGTCTATCTGGAGTTGGGCGGTAAATCCCCCAACATCATTTTCGCGGACGCCCCCGATCTGGACGAGGCTGCGAAAGTCGCGGCCGCGGGGATTTTCCGCAATTCCGGTCAGGTGTGCGTGGCAGGATCGCGGTTGCTGGTTGAGGCATCCGTTCATGATGATTTCGTCGCCGCGGTCACTAACGCGGCTGAGGCCATGCGTGTCGGTGATCCATTGCGGATGGATACCCATATCGGCGCGATCAATTCAGATGCGCAGTTGCAGGCCAACCTTGGCTTCGTGGAAACAGCCAAAGCCGAAGGTGGGCAAATCGTCACCGGTGGTGGGCGCATCTTGCAAGACACGGGTGGCTATTACATGGCACCAACGATCATAACGGGTGTCACCCCCGATGCGACATTGGCCCAAAAAGAGGTGTTCGGCCCTGTCTTGAGTGTAACGTCTTTCACCACCGATGAGGAAGCCGTGAAGATTGCCAATGCCACCGTTTACGGGCTTGCGGGCGGCGTGTGGACTTCAAACCTGAGCCGCGCGCACCGCATGGTGCGCAATGTCCGCACAGGCGTCATGCATGTGAACACTTATGGTGGTGCAGACGGCACAGTGCCGCTGGGCGGTGTTGGGCAATCAGGCAATGGCGCGGATAAATCCCTGCATGCCATCGACAAATACATCAACCTGAAGACTGCCTGGATCAAGCTTTAG
- a CDS encoding tripartite tricarboxylate transporter permease: MENIFSGLEMLTRWDVIIALFIGSIGGVIIGAIPGVGPAVAIAILLPATFSLDPIVGLTMLLGIYGSSMYGGAIPAVLINTPGTAVNALTSYEGYPMTKNGEAHRAVSLAYSASFWGGIFGIGCLILLSPVLAIIAPMFGSREIFLAALLGIILVVLAHRGQIFAAGMLAMFGIFLQTVGLDAVTYTHRYTFGYSFLSSGVNLIVAVLGLFALSQAFFLLTAPDSSPDAKPVSGKMSAGIKELLKHKRVATVASGFGVILGMIPGTGEFTAQFMSYTYAQKTSKNPEKFGKGSPEGLIASEAANNAVPAAAMIPLLALGIPGEALTAMMLSVFYVHNVIPGPQLFQNNIDLVYGLYFALIALNVIVMVFLLFSTNLLTKIIRIPTRLLGVMILLLSFVGVYSLRNSLTDCMIAAGFGVLGLVLKRMNLPIVPIILGIVLGGIMEVKLRSALPRLQTPFDMIERPIAFIIFAIIVFVLAMHLRTLIKEFRAHQPDEDHDMHDSQTR, translated from the coding sequence ATGGAAAATATATTTTCTGGCCTCGAAATGCTCACCCGTTGGGACGTGATTATTGCCTTGTTTATTGGGTCTATCGGCGGTGTCATTATCGGTGCCATACCCGGTGTCGGGCCTGCTGTTGCCATCGCGATCTTGTTGCCAGCGACGTTCTCGCTTGATCCGATTGTAGGTCTGACCATGCTTTTGGGGATCTACGGATCGTCCATGTATGGTGGTGCGATCCCTGCGGTTTTGATCAACACCCCCGGGACGGCGGTCAATGCGCTGACGTCCTATGAGGGTTATCCCATGACCAAAAATGGAGAGGCCCACCGCGCCGTGTCGCTGGCCTATTCGGCGTCGTTCTGGGGTGGGATTTTCGGCATCGGCTGCTTGATCTTGCTGTCGCCTGTGCTGGCGATCATCGCCCCGATGTTTGGCAGCCGAGAAATTTTTCTCGCCGCGTTGCTGGGTATTATCCTTGTGGTGTTGGCGCACAGGGGGCAGATTTTTGCCGCCGGAATGCTTGCTATGTTCGGGATCTTCTTGCAGACCGTGGGTTTGGATGCGGTCACCTATACGCACCGCTATACTTTCGGGTATTCGTTCCTGAGTTCGGGTGTGAACCTGATTGTGGCCGTTTTGGGCCTGTTCGCGCTCAGCCAGGCGTTCTTTTTGCTTACAGCGCCGGATTCCAGCCCAGACGCGAAACCTGTCAGCGGGAAAATGAGCGCGGGTATCAAAGAACTCCTCAAGCATAAACGCGTGGCTACAGTCGCATCTGGTTTCGGCGTGATCCTTGGCATGATCCCTGGCACTGGCGAATTCACCGCCCAATTCATGAGTTACACCTACGCGCAAAAGACATCCAAAAACCCTGAGAAATTTGGCAAAGGCTCCCCTGAGGGGTTGATCGCATCCGAAGCCGCAAATAATGCGGTGCCTGCCGCCGCGATGATCCCGTTGCTGGCGCTTGGCATACCGGGTGAGGCGCTAACAGCGATGATGCTATCGGTGTTTTACGTGCATAACGTCATCCCCGGCCCGCAGCTTTTCCAGAACAATATTGATCTGGTCTATGGGCTCTATTTCGCGCTCATCGCGCTAAATGTGATTGTGATGGTGTTCTTGTTGTTCTCGACCAACCTGCTCACCAAAATCATCCGCATCCCGACGCGCCTGCTTGGCGTTATGATCCTGCTGCTTTCGTTCGTAGGTGTCTATTCCTTGCGCAACTCACTGACCGATTGCATGATCGCTGCGGGGTTTGGCGTGCTTGGTTTGGTTTTGAAACGCATGAACCTGCCAATTGTTCCGATCATTCTGGGCATAGTGCTTGGCGGCATCATGGAGGTCAAACTCCGCTCGGCATTGCCGCGCCTGCAAACCCCGTTCGATATGATCGAGCGCCCGATTGCATTCATCATATTTGCGATCATTGTTTTCGTACTTGCCATGCATCTTCGCACGTTGATCAAGGAATTCCGTGCCCATCAGCCGGACGAAGATCACGACATGCATGACAGCCAAACACGGTAG
- a CDS encoding tripartite tricarboxylate transporter TctB family protein — MSRVKTLQTLFKRYRRPGDIVFAWFVFLASVFLLSQIMDQTTWRSGNKLFAQPRFWPAVSLGGMAVFAGFHLLGSALSERIEGRWREVWLWICALEYAVWFIAYASTVPYTGYLLTTVIFAVALALRVGYRRLLIIISAAIFAVVIVVLFKTLLQVNLPSGLIYEYLPDGVRQIMLTYF, encoded by the coding sequence ATGTCGCGTGTGAAAACCCTTCAGACCTTGTTCAAACGGTATCGCCGTCCGGGAGACATTGTGTTCGCCTGGTTTGTATTTTTGGCGTCGGTTTTTCTGTTGTCGCAGATCATGGATCAAACGACGTGGCGATCCGGCAACAAGCTGTTCGCGCAGCCGCGCTTTTGGCCCGCTGTATCCTTGGGTGGCATGGCCGTTTTTGCCGGATTTCATTTGTTGGGGTCGGCCCTATCTGAACGTATCGAAGGGCGTTGGCGCGAAGTCTGGCTGTGGATTTGCGCCTTGGAATACGCCGTGTGGTTTATCGCCTATGCAAGCACGGTTCCCTACACGGGCTACCTTTTGACGACTGTTATCTTTGCGGTCGCTCTTGCTTTGCGGGTTGGATACCGACGCCTGTTAATCATTATTTCTGCGGCCATATTCGCCGTCGTCATTGTTGTTCTGTTCAAGACTTTGCTGCAGGTCAACCTTCCTTCCGGGCTGATCTATGAATACCTGCCTGACGGGGTGCGTCAGATCATGCTGACCTATTTTTGA
- a CDS encoding tripartite tricarboxylate transporter substrate-binding protein — translation MPKFTKPVTAMALVLAAFAGSAQAEYPEKPVEFVVPWPPGDLEDVLTRMIAEDFSEAYGVPTAVVNKPGGGGGPFPGAIEVANAPADGYTIGSFIIAIPVVGPQLGIPELNPDPFVPLGNFLTYPFVIAASADAPYDDMAGLAAYAQENDLALGHFGAPLVPTQVTFGLASEMGFAFASDAAFDALDCNTLASGDVDVINTTLQLILPCLDDVKVLASIGSERINLTPDTPTVAELAPDLDVSLWNGLFVHADTPQDVQDKIIAVAEKTMMSDRAQALAAETGASIYWQPAAEVVMQIEKDIATMAVIEAMLAE, via the coding sequence ATGCCAAAGTTTACAAAACCAGTCACTGCGATGGCGCTCGTGCTCGCGGCTTTTGCAGGCTCTGCACAGGCAGAATATCCGGAGAAGCCAGTCGAATTTGTTGTACCGTGGCCTCCGGGTGATCTTGAGGATGTGCTGACGCGTATGATTGCGGAAGATTTTTCCGAAGCCTACGGGGTGCCAACAGCAGTTGTGAATAAACCGGGTGGGGGCGGCGGGCCGTTTCCCGGCGCTATCGAAGTGGCAAATGCCCCCGCTGATGGCTACACGATCGGTTCATTCATCATCGCAATCCCTGTTGTCGGCCCTCAGCTCGGCATTCCAGAGCTGAACCCTGACCCGTTTGTGCCACTCGGCAACTTCCTGACATATCCGTTCGTAATCGCAGCCAGCGCTGACGCACCCTACGATGACATGGCGGGGCTGGCGGCATATGCACAAGAAAATGACTTGGCTCTCGGTCACTTCGGTGCGCCCCTGGTGCCAACTCAGGTGACGTTTGGTCTTGCTTCGGAAATGGGCTTTGCCTTTGCGTCTGATGCGGCCTTTGACGCGCTGGACTGCAACACTTTGGCGTCTGGCGATGTGGACGTTATCAACACCACATTGCAGCTGATCCTGCCATGCCTCGACGACGTCAAAGTGCTCGCATCCATCGGCAGCGAGCGCATCAACCTCACACCTGACACACCAACAGTTGCAGAACTGGCGCCTGATTTGGATGTGTCGTTGTGGAACGGTCTGTTTGTTCATGCCGACACACCACAGGACGTTCAGGACAAGATCATCGCTGTTGCAGAAAAGACCATGATGTCTGATCGCGCGCAGGCATTGGCCGCCGAAACAGGGGCTTCGATCTACTGGCAGCCTGCAGCTGAGGTCGTGATGCAGATTGAAAAGGACATCGCTACGATGGCCGTTATCGAAGCCATGTTGGCCGAATAA
- a CDS encoding IclR family transcriptional regulator, which yields MSSASKALELLSLFSKAQPEIGLSDMGKLAKRDKATTYRHLQILEAAGFVEQNVTTKHYRLGPTLLQLGRMREATVPRKAGAEAPVHTLADKTGETAHVSVLSGTSLFALVSCESPKHSTRAVIDITTFPLHATASGFCALAFGPECLFDTACKNLSPYTDVTPTTPDMLQALIDEARATGFARSEGRFESEIHSLSAPIFDQTGGFSGAVSVASVASRFAPELERIIMTELIMASRDITKSWGGIIPPSVEIAWSNSIASQTEVETTS from the coding sequence ATGTCATCTGCGTCCAAAGCACTCGAACTGCTGTCGCTCTTTTCAAAGGCGCAGCCCGAAATCGGCTTGTCGGATATGGGCAAGCTGGCGAAGCGTGACAAAGCGACGACATATCGGCATCTTCAGATTTTAGAAGCCGCTGGTTTTGTTGAGCAAAATGTAACGACCAAGCATTATCGCCTTGGTCCTACCCTTTTGCAGCTTGGCCGCATGAGAGAGGCAACCGTGCCGCGCAAGGCGGGCGCAGAGGCCCCCGTACATACCCTTGCTGATAAAACTGGCGAAACGGCCCACGTTTCGGTTTTGTCGGGCACAAGCTTGTTCGCGCTGGTGTCCTGCGAATCGCCGAAGCACAGCACGCGGGCCGTCATCGATATAACAACATTCCCGCTTCACGCCACGGCATCGGGGTTCTGCGCGCTGGCCTTCGGACCAGAGTGCTTGTTCGACACCGCCTGCAAAAACCTGTCACCCTATACCGATGTCACGCCGACAACGCCGGATATGTTGCAGGCCTTGATCGACGAGGCGCGCGCCACAGGTTTTGCCCGCTCTGAAGGACGTTTCGAGTCTGAAATCCACAGCCTGTCCGCACCGATATTCGATCAAACCGGCGGGTTTTCTGGTGCTGTTTCAGTGGCAAGCGTCGCCTCACGTTTCGCCCCCGAACTCGAACGCATCATCATGACCGAGCTGATCATGGCCAGCCGTGACATCACCAAAAGCTGGGGGGGGATCATCCCACCCTCCGTAGAAATTGCATGGTCAAATTCCATTGCATCCCAAACTGAAGTGGAAACCACATCATGA
- a CDS encoding aspartate aminotransferase family protein: MKDSNFLKEHNGRLMWHPMTSPKDTIDQPPKIITGSHGVNITDIDGHSVVDGVGGLWNVNLGYSCQPVKDAIAAQLDQLPYYSTFRGTSNDAAIELSYELSEFFAPDGLSRAFFTSGGSDSVETALRLARQYHKLRGEPGRTKFLSLKKGYHGTHMGGASVNGNANFRTAYEPLLPGCFHIPAPYTYRNPFNETDPERLAHLCVQALEDEIAFQGASTIAAMIMEPILGAGGVIPPHKSFAPMVQEVCNRNGILLITDEVITAFGRTGAWSGARLWGIKPDMMATAKAITNGYFPFGAVMLGERMIEVFEGNPSAKIGHGYTYSGHPVGAAAALACLTEIARLNVVENAAARGTQLFDGCKALMEKHDIIGDVRGGHGLMTAIEMVSDRTSKKPIDAGTATTVQEIAYQNGAIVRVSGANLILSPPLIITEAETTTILSALDAGFSAI; encoded by the coding sequence ATGAAAGATTCAAACTTCCTCAAAGAACATAACGGTCGCCTGATGTGGCACCCGATGACGTCACCCAAAGATACCATCGACCAGCCACCAAAGATCATCACTGGATCGCATGGTGTGAACATCACCGATATCGACGGACACAGCGTGGTGGACGGTGTTGGCGGTCTTTGGAATGTAAACTTGGGCTATTCCTGCCAGCCTGTGAAAGATGCAATTGCGGCACAGCTTGACCAATTGCCCTATTACTCCACGTTCCGTGGCACATCCAACGACGCAGCCATTGAGCTCTCCTATGAGCTGAGCGAATTTTTCGCGCCTGATGGTCTGAGCCGCGCGTTCTTCACCTCTGGAGGGTCGGACTCTGTTGAGACCGCGTTACGCCTTGCGCGGCAATATCATAAGTTGCGCGGTGAACCCGGACGCACGAAATTCCTAAGCCTCAAGAAGGGCTACCACGGAACCCATATGGGCGGGGCCTCCGTCAACGGTAACGCTAATTTCCGCACCGCCTATGAGCCGCTGTTGCCCGGCTGCTTCCATATCCCCGCGCCCTATACTTACCGCAACCCTTTCAATGAAACCGACCCTGAAAGGCTAGCGCATTTGTGCGTGCAGGCCCTTGAGGATGAAATCGCATTCCAAGGTGCAAGCACGATTGCCGCGATGATTATGGAACCGATCCTTGGGGCAGGTGGCGTTATTCCACCACACAAGTCCTTCGCACCGATGGTGCAAGAGGTTTGTAACCGCAATGGTATCCTTCTGATCACGGATGAAGTCATCACCGCCTTTGGGCGCACGGGTGCGTGGTCTGGTGCGCGGCTTTGGGGCATCAAGCCCGATATGATGGCCACGGCCAAGGCAATAACGAACGGTTATTTCCCGTTTGGTGCCGTGATGCTGGGCGAGCGGATGATCGAGGTCTTCGAGGGCAACCCATCCGCCAAGATCGGTCACGGTTACACCTATTCCGGCCACCCTGTAGGGGCTGCGGCAGCGCTAGCCTGCTTGACGGAAATCGCCCGCCTGAACGTGGTCGAGAACGCTGCCGCCCGTGGCACGCAATTGTTCGACGGGTGCAAAGCGTTGATGGAAAAGCATGACATCATTGGCGATGTGCGGGGCGGGCACGGGTTGATGACGGCCATTGAGATGGTCAGCGACCGCACCTCCAAAAAGCCCATCGACGCGGGCACCGCCACCACAGTGCAAGAGATCGCATATCAGAATGGTGCGATCGTGCGGGTGTCCGGCGCGAACCTGATCCTGTCACCGCCCTTGATTATCACCGAAGCAGAGACCACCACGATCCTCTCCGCACTCGATGCAGGTTTCTCAGCCATTTGA
- a CDS encoding MBL fold metallo-hydrolase produces MTQDYIALMGTKGGPAIRPGSSMPTSNLICLNGHQIVLDCGLGVTKGLVDQGMQLKDLSLIFISHLHSDHYLELGPLIHTAWTAGLKTPIDIYGPDGLADYWTGFLASMKADIDLRTEDEGRPDLRDLITFHVVDAGTVMEHGGIAVSALRTQHPPLIDCFAYAFKTTTTHVVFSGDTAPIGALEDFARGADLLVHEAMLESALPALMERVGNGSDKLMAHWLRSHSFAHDAAKTAQNAGVKRLALSHLIPSDDPSYGEQDWQDAVAPHWDGPLSVGYDGIRIDL; encoded by the coding sequence ATGACGCAAGACTATATAGCCCTTATGGGGACCAAAGGCGGGCCTGCCATTCGGCCTGGATCATCCATGCCAACGTCGAACCTGATCTGCCTGAACGGTCATCAGATCGTTTTGGATTGCGGGCTTGGGGTGACAAAGGGGCTTGTCGATCAGGGCATGCAACTTAAGGATCTGTCGCTGATTTTCATCAGCCACCTCCATTCCGATCATTATCTTGAGCTTGGGCCACTGATCCACACGGCGTGGACTGCGGGGCTGAAGACACCCATAGATATCTACGGCCCAGACGGGCTTGCGGACTATTGGACCGGTTTCCTGGCCTCCATGAAGGCCGACATCGACCTGCGCACCGAGGATGAAGGGCGCCCCGACTTACGCGATCTGATCACCTTTCATGTTGTGGACGCAGGCACGGTGATGGAACACGGCGGTATCGCCGTATCTGCCCTGCGCACGCAGCACCCACCCCTGATTGATTGCTTTGCCTACGCGTTCAAAACGACAACCACTCACGTGGTTTTCTCTGGCGACACAGCACCAATTGGAGCGCTTGAAGACTTTGCCCGCGGTGCAGATTTGCTGGTCCACGAAGCCATGTTGGAATCCGCACTGCCTGCCCTGATGGAGCGGGTTGGTAACGGATCGGATAAATTGATGGCGCATTGGCTGCGCTCTCATAGCTTTGCCCATGACGCCGCAAAAACAGCGCAAAACGCGGGCGTAAAACGGCTGGCCCTGTCGCATCTGATCCCGTCTGATGACCCCAGTTATGGTGAGCAAGACTGGCAAGACGCCGTTGCCCCACATTGGGACGGTCCGCTAAGCGTTGGGTACGATGGGATAAGGATAGACCTCTAG
- a CDS encoding response regulator translates to MFDFPHNASISILIADDHQLVRDMIGAFIDAQPDFDITAVSSYPEALEALSANKAFDVVLLDVKMPGMDGISSLGALVRKFPETAIVVFSGSTTDEYVKDALEQGARGYIPKTLPFKSLLNTIRLIASGEVFIPSSFLNSTAEAGGAMNFGLSQNELKVLRKVCAGQSNKEIARDLQMTEVTVKMHMRGICNKMGAKNRTQAAVIALREQIA, encoded by the coding sequence ATGTTCGATTTTCCACACAATGCGAGTATTTCAATTCTCATTGCGGATGATCACCAACTGGTGCGCGACATGATCGGTGCGTTCATCGACGCCCAGCCTGATTTCGATATAACCGCAGTATCAAGCTACCCCGAAGCACTTGAAGCTTTGAGCGCAAACAAAGCTTTTGACGTTGTCCTGCTGGATGTGAAGATGCCTGGCATGGACGGCATAAGCAGCCTCGGAGCTCTTGTCAGAAAATTCCCAGAAACTGCAATTGTTGTTTTTTCGGGAAGCACAACCGACGAATATGTGAAAGATGCACTGGAGCAGGGAGCGAGAGGGTATATTCCCAAAACACTCCCTTTCAAGTCTCTGTTGAACACGATCCGCCTTATTGCCTCGGGCGAAGTGTTTATCCCGTCGTCCTTCCTAAACAGTACAGCAGAGGCCGGCGGGGCCATGAATTTTGGGTTGTCGCAGAACGAGCTGAAAGTACTTCGCAAAGTTTGTGCTGGACAGTCGAACAAGGAAATCGCCCGCGATTTGCAAATGACTGAGGTGACTGTAAAAATGCACATGCGGGGCATTTGTAACAAGATGGGCGCAAAAAATCGAACCCAAGCCGCCGTGATCGCCTTGCGCGAGCAAATAGCCTGA